The region CAGCGAAGCTTCAGTCTCCGCAGCCAACGCTGCCGGCGACAACTTCGATGTCTCGCGAACCATATTTGTCTCGGGGCCGTCCATGACCCAGACAGACTTTACAGATGACCAGCTCTTCGATTACCTCAACGATGAAAGCTGGGCAtcaggaggagcagcggtAGCCTGTCCAACGGGTATTGATGACGGGCAGAACTTCCCTGAGGCGACAGGGTTCGAGATCGAAGGCTTTTCTATACCGCAAGACATCAACCCTCCGGCAACTAGCGGACCGTGCTCatccatggccatgccggTGAATCAGCCCCCATCCCAGTCTTCCGGAATACCAAGCTTCTTCCCTATGAGCCCGCGGTCGCCTAGTCACaacgcagccgccgcatctGGACAAAGCAGCCAGGACTGGGCGCAGTTTGTGCACGTCGTGGCTCTTTGCAAAATGGTCCGACTGCTGGAGAGCCACGTACAGACCAAGTCgacggccgtggacgaggtgaTGCGTTTGAACCAAGCTTGTATCAGGGACATTTCGAAAATATCCGCCAAGAAAGAGTATATGCAGTGCAGGAGCTGTCCTGCTCTGATATCGACCATCATGGAGCTTATTGTCACGCTCTATGAGGATATCACCAAGCACCCAAGTCACGAGCAACTGGCCACATCAGCGTTGTCAACGCCCAACGCGCCGTTCTTGCAGTTTGGGGTCTTTGAGCTCGACCCTGAGGAGCAGACCGTAATCCGCAACAGAATCATCCGCAAGGAGGCCCAAAAATGCGTCCAAATTATACAATTTCTGAAGCGGCTGCTTGAGTCCGAACTGAACACCCCAGACAAGGGATCTGCACAATCTCAGGCGCTGGGAAACTGGTACGAAGGCATGGAGAGAAGGATGAGCGATCTTGTTTCGAGTTTGGTGCCTTTGACGTAACTGTTTATGGACAACTCCTAGAGAGGTGCCGAGGCACGGGTTCGAGTTTTTTTTGGTTTCAGATGTGCGCCGATCGGCTGCTTGTTTCCATTAAATGTTTATGGCGGTGCTGCTTGCATGTACGGAAGCCTAGGTCCGGCTGAGGCTTAAGTCTGTACATATTGAGACCTATGACCAGATCTACATGAAGAAAGACTTCAACTGCAAACACCGCATTAACTCCGTAGTCCTCCATGAGGGCCGTCCTGTTACTACAAAGAATGTTTCATGCCAGTCGTTTGTCTCTAGTCTGCGAATCTGTAGCTGTCGACGGACGGCGTCCAATGCTAGCCTGTAGCACGTAAGAAGGATGCGATATGTGTCACAGATGAACGTGACTCCATTTGTTTGGCCTACGTGGTAGCCTCATAGAATCTTGCGTCATTAGTCTTGCTGATGTGTCACCGCCGCATCACATCCATGGCCCCCGTAGAGAGTAGACCGGGGACTATTCGGTGCAGCTACCGGCGCGCTCTTGCATGCCATCCGATAGACCGGACCAATTCCTGGAGCCCGGCAGACGTTCGAGACTCTGGGGGCCACTGTGTGTTTTGATCGGGGACTCTGACGTAGTGTCGTGCCCAGCGGACCGCACCGCGGACCGATGGCCAACCGCCGAGCATTAGGCTCCCTAGTCGGCCGTACCTTATCAGCCGCAGCAGGTTGTGTCAGATAAAAACTGCTGTAGCTCTTTGGTCGACACATGGTGAGCTGAGGTATTCTGACTTTTGCCAAGTCTCTGTGGTATTACGAGAGGAATATTGTTTGTGACTCCAGCCATTGGCATCAGACCAGACCAGCGGCACAGCAATGCCTGCCGCAAGCACGCTCGGTTACTTCACGACGAATGCTATGACCCCACTGGTGGTCATTGCCGTAGTCGTCGTGTATACAGCATACTCTATCGTGCAGTATGCACAGCTTCGGGCCTTCAAAGGCCCAAAATGGGCCGCCTTGTCGAAGCTCTGGTTGCTTAATTGCGTTCAGAGCGGGAAGATGCACCACATTTTCCACGATATTAGCAGAAAATATGGTGATTATGCCGTCGATGGCAGACTGAGAAATCATTCGGGAGACTGACAGCAAAATCAAGGGAAATTCGCTCGCATCGGGCCCAggacgctgctcgtcgcaGACGTGGAGTTTCTCCGCAAAGTCAATGCGCCCAAGAGCAAGTATCACCGCTCAGACTGGTACAAGGGATCTCGCTTTACTCCGAACGAGGATACTTTGATTAGTATGACTGATGAGGTTGAGCACAAGTCCTTGCGATCAAGGATGATGGCGGGCGTTCGTCTGATCCTCCATCTGTTCATGTTGCCGCTTGTGACTAACACTGAACGTATAGTACAACTTGAAGAAGGAAAACGAGCGGTGTGAGAGCGCAATTAACAGTCAACTCGGCGTTATGCTCGATCTCATTGAGTCAAAGTATCTCTCGGATCCAACCAGCGGCAAAGTCCAGCCTTTGGACTGGGGCTACCTGGCGAGCTACTTTTCCATTGACTCCATTACCGACATCTCCTTTAGCCAGCCCCTTGGCGATCTCAAGGAAGACAAGGACAAGTGGAATTTCCTCCATAACACTGAGGATAATCTCAAGCCAATGTCGTTTTTCACAATCTACCCCGAAATTCTCAACATCATCCCCACTACCCTCATGGTCAAGTTTCTTGCGCCTCATCCGGACGATAACAGCCCCTTTGGCATGGTCATGGGGTGAGTGCTCATTGTATATTGACAGCTAAAGTGAATGAAGCGGAAGTCAAGGATCACTTGTACTGACGAAGAGGGGCAGTTTCGCGCGTAGGTGCGCCCGCGAGCGCTATGGACCGAACAAAGTCGAAAAGAACGACATGCTCGGCGTGTTCGTGCGCCAAGGCATGACACAACATGAAGCAGAGCGAACTGGGCTGCTCCAACTGTGAGTGACGCTTATGAAACACTCACTCGATGTATCATCTGACAACCACCCCTTTAGTGTTGCTGGCTCGGACACAGTCGCTACCTCTCTCCGGGCTGCCATCCTGTACATCGCCAGTGACCCATCCATTGTGTATCGCATccgcgccgagctggccgctgctggtgtcTCTCCAAACCGCCCCACGTCAGAGATCATCAGCTACAGTGAGGCGCGAAACATCAAGTATCTCATCGCCGTGGTCCGTGAGGTGCTGCGTATCCATCCACCAGCGATTGCAACGATGGAAAAGCAACTGGGTAACGAGGACGATGTTCTTCCGGACGGGCGCGTCATCCCCGCTAGGACCATCATTGCCCTTTCGCTGACCACGATTCTCCGGGATCCGGAGGTCTTTGGCTCGGATGCAGATCTTTTCAGGCCGGAGCGATGgctcgaggacatggacgaggagaggaAAAAGAAGATGGATCGAGCGCACGAGCTTATTTTTGGATCGGGACGGTTCATCTGCCTCGGTCGCGAGATTGCGATGATGCACATTGTCAAGGTGGTTTCGGAGgtacgccgccgcgctcccaACAAATGTCTACGCTATGGTAGTTGAAGCGTGCTGACCAGGACAGATCTTCTACCGATATGATGTCAATATCATGACACCGGAAAAGCCATGGCACAGCCTCGCATTCGGCATCTTTGTGCAGCATGACCAATGGGTCAAGGTGACCAAACGGGATCTCAGCCGTGAAGGGGTTCCGCTGTCCATTGGCGTGACGGAGAATGGGATGGCCAACGGCGCTCTACTGGGAGAGGCCCCGGTGCATGTGTCCGCTTCGAGGCAGTAGAGGAAAAGGATCATTGAGTCGTACTGGCGACAATAGTTTTGCTTGATGAAATACATGCATCGCGTTCATCTTCATCCTTGTGCTCTGTTGATGTATCCCACGTGGCTGGTCCCAAGTGATGGCCGCGAAACACGCGTTGCATCGCCTGGCACGTACACCCTGGGAGACCCTGCAAGCCAAGATAGGCTTTTTGGACCGTGTGTAGTTAGTAGCACTGCCACGGTCGTCCGTTACACTATGCCGGGCAAAGTACATGATAACATCAAAGACGGACTGCATTTCAATAGCAAAGTGAGCAACGGTCCATGTTTCAGGGCCAGAGGCCGCCCCGGAGGAGAGACATGCCCTGCGATCCCTCGGGCAAATGTAAGGGGCCGCAACCTATGGCTCTGTGCAAACCTCCAGCAACCGATCGGTGTGCGCAAAAGACCCCAATTGACCAGCGGCCCATGCTGCGCCCAACGTGCAGACGGTCACGTTCCAGCGGTAACGCCTCTCTCGCGGCCCGCTTGAATGAGCGACCCCAGTCGGCGACTTTCGCCGGAGACATTTGCGCCAGAGCGGACCGCGGCACGGTGGcgtcgcccccccccctttgccaCCATGAGAGCTCCGATGCCCCTGACAATTGATAAGATCGTGACGCCATGCCTGCAGGAGGAGTGGCAGCCGTCGTAGTGCAGCTTTACCCGGGAAGCGTGCAGTACAGCAACACCTCACGGCACACAGTTTGTGTAAGAGCCCGCATCGCATCAAACCTCAAGACTCCCCGCACCCACAGGACGCCTACCGCAGAGACACCATCAAatcgccaccatggccgcaACGATGGTAGCCAGCACAAAGTCGGTTGGCGAGCTCAACCGCGAGTGGTTTGAGTGAGTTTCTCTTTCCCGGAGCAGCCATTGATTGGCGCCGTGTTGACCCTGTGCTACGCAGCTCCATGGCCGTGTCCGCGTATAAAGCGGACTGGGTTCGCGACCTCATGCAGCAGATCAGCTCTTTTCTGCGGGACCACGTCGACTGGATCGCGAAACCACGAGAAGGAGGACTCAAGATTCTTGACTATGCCTGTGGCGGAGGCATCGTGTCGATGGTACTGCCATTGCCCCTTTCGCAGCACAAGTCATATCCGCCGCTAATGACCATCAATTCAGAGCTTGGCGCCTTATGCTTCCACGCTTCGAGGCATCGACATCTCCGGCGGTATGGTTGAGCAGTATAATGACACGGCACGCCACCTGGGCCTGTCTGCGGACAAGATGCACGGCGTCCGCGGTGACCTACTCAACGACACCGTGGCTATGAGCGGCTCGGAGCTTAGCGGGTTCGACGCCGTGCTGATGTCGATGGCCCTCcaccacgtcgccgaccccGCCAAGATGatcaagaagctcgccgaGCGTCTGGCGCTGGGGGGGTCGCTGGTGATTATTGACTGGATTTCGCACGCGAGGACACCGGCGGGCCAGACGCCGCATCCGGCATCTCACACCATTACGCGTCACGGATTtagcgaggaggagatgcaAGCAATGTTCACTGATGCTGGGCTGTCTGATTTTGGGTACCTTTTGCACCCTCAGAGGTCCAAGATGCCGATGggtggcgagcagcagctgttTTTCGCGAGAGCCAGAGCCCCGCTAGCAAATCAACACCTCTAGCGGGTAAGTTGGCGTTGAGGTGAACTAGACTTTCATAGAGCCCTCAATGTTACACGTACGAAATAGTATAATGATAGATACAGTCACTTGTGCTCTTGGTCCATAGCTGAGGTGTGTTTGCATCTAATTTACTGCTCTGGCATCTCATTACTAGGCCCCGGCGTTGATCACATCCGAGGCAAAGCAACTATATGAACTCATTCATCAAAGTGGTATTAGTCTTGAGGTACGGCAATCTCATTGTTTTACACCACATCCCTAGCCACAGCCGTAGCACCTCATAATGCTGGTATATGATCCCCGATACAACCGACGCATCATGCAGCCTCCGATGCGTCCTTTTCttcgctcgccggcgcctgctgctgctgcgggccggGACGGAAGTCGTTCCACTCCGGGACGAAAGCAAACAAGAACCCAACGCCAAgcagggcgatggcgatggcgaatGACACTTTCAATCCGTCCATGTATGCCTCAAGAACAccatgcagctcgtcgcctgAGAACTCGACACGCAACTGGGCAGCACCTAGATGAAGCAGCGCACTCGGATCGACGTTTGGCGCGTGGACGAGAATCCTCTTCACCAATGTAGAGGCGAAGGCGGCTTGTGCGCACGCAACGGAGAAGGAGCCGCCAATGATCTGGAAGAACAGAGTGATGGCGGACACAGAGGATATGTCCATGGGTGGCACGGCGGCTTGGTTGGCCATGAGGGGGATTTGCAGCgtcatgcccatgcccataCCTGCGATGAGCTGGAATCCGACATACCTGCCGGCCGAAGTATCGAGGCCGAATGTGTACATGAGGCCTGCGCCGATGGTCGCAGTGGCGGCACCAATGGCCATGAGCGGCGCCCAGGATCGACCGTACACCGAGACGACAAAGCCTGCCGCAATGCTCAGGAAGCAGCCGATGTTGATGGGCAGGTTCCGGACGCCAGACGCAATCGGCGACGCCCCTTGGACCGACTGGAAGTAGATGGGAAGGTAGTAAATGAGGATGAAGAACCCGCCAGACACGAAGAAAACATGAGCGCAATTCGCCCACACACGCCGCATCCTCATCAGGCGAGGCTCGAGGATGGCCCGCTCACCCATGTACAGCTCGTTGCCGACAAAGAGCGCCGAGATCAGGACGAATCCGATAATGGTGCCAATGACCGTGCTGTCAGACCAGGACTTAAATGAGCCACCCCATTGGAAGGCGAGAATGAAGcacacgacggcggccatgaccaAAAATGTCCCGACAAGATCCATCTGTAGGATCTTttccctcatcgtcgccggttggggctgcgccgccttgGGCGTCTTGTAGAAGAGGAGAATAATCGCGGCAGTGACTCCACCGATGGGCAGGTTGATCCAgaagcaccaccgccatgtTACCGACTGCGTCAGGGCGCCACCGATCAGGGGTccagcgagcgaggccaCGGCGTAGGTAGCGCCCCCCAGGCCCATGAATGCCGGGACGTacttgggcggcgccgagaacGCTATGAGAATAAAGACACCTGCCGTGACACCAGAGGCGCCAAGGCCCGTAAtggcgcggccgacgacgagcgcggtACTGTTGGGGGCGAGAGCGCAGATGAGGCTGCCCACCTCGAAGATGAACATGGAGAGGAGGAATGTCAACTTCTTGGGAAAGTACTTGAATATCTTGCCCCAGGTTGACTGAAAAGCTGCGGAAACcaacatgatggcggcgccgtacCAGCTGACGTCCTTGATGGTGTGGAACTCGTTGGTGATGTAGGGAATCGCGGTCGCAAGAATCGTGGTGTCGAGGTTTGCGGCGAACAGAGCCAGGAACAGGCCGATCATGATGAAGGCCAGGGCGCGAGGACCTGGAAAGTCGGAGGTGTCCATGacccatcctcctcctcctcctgagGCGTCGGCCGCATCATCCTCTTGTTGCGGCTTCTCATCAACTGCGGGCTCCTGCATGTGTTCGCTGGGGTTGTTGCTCGTGCTGCAAGAGTTGACTTCTTTGACGGGCAGCCCGTCAAGGGGCTTTTCGGTGTACTTTTGGGCCATATCGGCGGATTGGTCCATTGCTGGACGGGTGGAGTTGGTTTATTAGGGTGTTGTTGATCAAGTCTGCGACCGCAAGGCTCCCTGGCGGATGATCAGCGTAATAATGGAAGCTTCGTATTAGGTGCTTTCCTGGCCGCAATGAAGTATGCAAAATTTCCAGACCAGCTCAGGTTGAAAGAAGCTGGAAGAATCCTGCGCCTCGTGGCTGAAGGATCATGGAAGACTAGCCGACACCGAGCTTCAAAAAAACCTCCTAATAAAATGAAGATGGTGCCTGCTCTTTCATGTATTCCATGTTTTAGCGTACGCCCACGCTCGATCTCCCTGCATTAGCCTGCGCTGGGAGCAACGGCCCGTTGCGTGTTACCCACCGAGACAAGGGAAAGCAACAGGTTCCGTGAAGGTGCGGGGAGAGGAAGCGCACCGGGCGAGGATAACTCCCCAGCAGGCCTCTGTGGTGAGACATCCGTTAGCTCGGCCACTTTTACGGCCAACGCGCACACGGTGTGGTAACTCTCCGCAGACATTCCCGGGTTTGGTCCAACCGGAAAGTTTAGCGAAAGAATGTGCCCGAGGTGCTACCACATTGGTGTGTGTGGTTTCACGAGCAAGCCTTGCGAGTTGATCTGCCGGCATATGTCGTCGCAACGGGTGCGGCAGCCCGATAAGCTTATGGGGGCCTTGGGGGCCATCCGGGTGCATGTTGCGGACCTAAATGTGTCCGAAAAAAGGAGTGTTTGGTCAGCTCGGTGACGCAATGGCTGAGGAGCTGTCTCACAGAGTCCAAAGCCAACATAATAACCTGGAAGCGTGGGAGCTGGACTTGCGCAGTGCGTCAGGTCGTTGGTCGTGTAAGTCGCTACGGACACATTTGAGTCGCACAACCAACATATGGGCTGATTGGCAGGGCTTTATCTTGCGGAAACAGTTGGACAGGGTTCACGAGACCTGAGGTTTCCAGTCTTATTACTTGTGAATGGAAGTTGGAAGAAGAGCTTGGCAAATTGTCAGGTCATGGGCCGACGTGCAAACACTCCAGACCCTCATCGTCAGATGAAACTTACGCCGGGCGGAGATCAATCGCCTGGACCCATGCGTTCCTCAGCGGATAGATCCTATCAATCTTCCACCCGGCCTCCTCCATAAGCTTCCGCCACTGCGCCTCCGTACGTTCCTGTCCGttggccgtcatcatcatgttGATGTCTCCGTACCGCGAGAGCCTCCCCATACGACCATCCGACAGAATGGACTCGAACACGACGAGGCGACTGACGGGCCCCGGCACAATTGCCTTTCGGACATTGCGCAGGatcgtggccgccggctcGTC is a window of Purpureocillium takamizusanense chromosome 10, complete sequence DNA encoding:
- a CDS encoding uncharacterized protein (EggNog:ENOG503PSY4) encodes the protein MLLVQTIGADQPNSEQGGFSGWVAKPPRMRTACTQCHAAKIRCSGDKSGCQRCNSLGLHCEYVVSMVGRTPKRQRKSSEARSQRAHPSPPESQPSEQSLPRSSCPSTSGSVSEASVSAANAAGDNFDVSRTIFVSGPSMTQTDFTDDQLFDYLNDESWASGGAAVACPTGIDDGQNFPEATGFEIEGFSIPQDINPPATSGPCSSMAMPVNQPPSQSSGIPSFFPMSPRSPSHNAAAASGQSSQDWAQFVHVVALCKMVRLLESHVQTKSTAVDEVMRLNQACIRDISKISAKKEYMQCRSCPALISTIMELIVTLYEDITKHPSHEQLATSALSTPNAPFLQFGVFELDPEEQTVIRNRIIRKEAQKCVQIIQFLKRLLESELNTPDKGSAQSQALGNWYEGMERRMSDLVSSLVPLT
- a CDS encoding uncharacterized protein (EggNog:ENOG503PSY4), with translation MAPSSNTSEQGGFSGWVAKPPRMRTACTQCHAAKIRCSGDKSGCQRCNSLGLHCEYVVSMVGRTPKRQRKSSEARSQRAHPSPPESQPSEQSLPRSSCPSTSGSVSEASVSAANAAGDNFDVSRTIFVSGPSMTQTDFTDDQLFDYLNDESWASGGAAVACPTGIDDGQNFPEATGFEIEGFSIPQDINPPATSGPCSSMAMPVNQPPSQSSGIPSFFPMSPRSPSHNAAAASGQSSQDWAQFVHVVALCKMVRLLESHVQTKSTAVDEVMRLNQACIRDISKISAKKEYMQCRSCPALISTIMELIVTLYEDITKHPSHEQLATSALSTPNAPFLQFGVFELDPEEQTVIRNRIIRKEAQKCVQIIQFLKRLLESELNTPDKGSAQSQALGNWYEGMERRMSDLVSSLVPLT
- a CDS encoding uncharacterized protein (EggNog:ENOG503PSY4), with amino-acid sequence MVGRTPKRQRKSSEARSQRAHPSPPESQPSEQSLPRSSCPSTSGSVSEASVSAANAAGDNFDVSRTIFVSGPSMTQTDFTDDQLFDYLNDESWASGGAAVACPTGIDDGQNFPEATGFEIEGFSIPQDINPPATSGPCSSMAMPVNQPPSQSSGIPSFFPMSPRSPSHNAAAASGQSSQDWAQFVHVVALCKMVRLLESHVQTKSTAVDEVMRLNQACIRDISKISAKKEYMQCRSCPALISTIMELIVTLYEDITKHPSHEQLATSALSTPNAPFLQFGVFELDPEEQTVIRNRIIRKEAQKCVQIIQFLKRLLESELNTPDKGSAQSQALGNWYEGMERRMSDLVSSLVPLT
- a CDS encoding uncharacterized protein (COG:Q~TransMembrane:1 (o14-33i)~EggNog:ENOG503NV1Q), encoding MPAASTLGYFTTNAMTPLVVIAVVVVYTAYSIVQYAQLRAFKGPKWAALSKLWLLNCVQSGKMHHIFHDISRKYGKFARIGPRTLLVADVEFLRKVNAPKSKYHRSDWYKGSRFTPNEDTLISMTDEVEHKSLRSRMMAGYNLKKENERCESAINSQLGVMLDLIESKYLSDPTSGKVQPLDWGYLASYFSIDSITDISFSQPLGDLKEDKDKWNFLHNTEDNLKPMSFFTIYPEILNIIPTTLMVKFLAPHPDDNSPFGMVMGFARRCARERYGPNKVEKNDMLGVFVRQGMTQHEAERTGLLQLVAGSDTVATSLRAAILYIASDPSIVYRIRAELAAAGVSPNRPTSEIISYSEARNIKYLIAVVREVLRIHPPAIATMEKQLGNEDDVLPDGRVIPARTIIALSLTTILRDPEVFGSDADLFRPERWLEDMDEERKKKMDRAHELIFGSGRFICLGREIAMMHIVKVVSEIFYRYDVNIMTPEKPWHSLAFGIFVQHDQWVKVTKRDLSREGVPLSIGVTENGMANGALLGEAPVHVSASRQ
- a CDS encoding uncharacterized protein (EggNog:ENOG503P43S~SMCOG1089:methyltransferase~COG:H~antiSMASH:Cluster_10.1) → MAATMVASTKSVGELNREWFDSMAVSAYKADWVRDLMQQISSFLRDHVDWIAKPREGGLKILDYACGGGIVSMSLAPYASTLRGIDISGGMVEQYNDTARHLGLSADKMHGVRGDLLNDTVAMSGSELSGFDAVLMSMALHHVADPAKMIKKLAERLALGGSLVIIDWISHARTPAGQTPHPASHTITRHGFSEEEMQAMFTDAGLSDFGYLLHPQRSKMPMGGEQQLFFARARAPLANQHL
- a CDS encoding uncharacterized protein (TransMembrane:14 (i74-103o115-135i142-162o168-191i198-219o231-251i272-292o304-320i341-362o382-401i408-426o438-456i468-492o542-560i)~COG:U~antiSMASH:Cluster_10.1~EggNog:ENOG503NUAW~SMCOG1005:Drug resistance transporter~SMCOG1005: EmrB/QacA) encodes the protein MDQSADMAQKYTEKPLDGLPVKEVNSCSTSNNPSEHMQEPAVDEKPQQEDDAADASGGGGGWVMDTSDFPGPRALAFIMIGLFLALFAANLDTTILATAIPYITNEFHTIKDVSWYGAAIMLVSAAFQSTWGKIFKYFPKKLTFLLSMFIFEVGSLICALAPNSTALVVGRAITGLGASGVTAGVFILIAFSAPPKYVPAFMGLGGATYAVASLAGPLIGGALTQSVTWRWCFWINLPIGGVTAAIILLFYKTPKAAQPQPATMREKILQMDLVGTFLVMAAVVCFILAFQWGGSFKSWSDSTVIGTIIGFVLISALFVGNELYMGERAILEPRLMRMRRVWANCAHVFFVSGGFFILIYYLPIYFQSVQGASPIASGVRNLPINIGCFLSIAAGFVVSVYGRSWAPLMAIGAATATIGAGLMYTFGLDTSAGRYVGFQLIAGMGMGMTLQIPLMANQAAVPPMDISSVSAITLFFQIIGGSFSVACAQAAFASTLVKRILVHAPNVDPSALLHLGAAQLRVEFSGDELHGVLEAYMDGLKVSFAIAIALLGVGFLFAFVPEWNDFRPGPQQQQAPASEEKDASEAA